The genomic stretch TGTTTAAACTCGAACGGATCACTGAGCTGAAAGTAACCCACAAACATCACCTCTTCGAACAACTGCATGAGCCCTTAGAGCAGGGGCTTTTCGGATTTACGGGAAAAGATCAATTTGAGGTGAAGCTTAGGTTGTCCAAGAAAGCGTATCAACTGCTCATTGAGGAACACCCTGATGCTAAACCTTACACCTATTCGATCGCAAACAACACGTATTATTTCGAAAGGGATGTTCCCGAATTGCCTGGAATTGGTCGATTTGTTTTGGGGCTTCCGGGAGAGATTCTGGTAGAAAGAGGGGACGAGCTGAAAGCCTATCTGGAACAACAAATAAAAAAGGCTGAAAACATGTTTTCAGCCTTTGAACAGGATAAAGCATAACTTGTGGTAGTTTTACTTTAGCTGGAGTAATTTAATCATATTATTGCCGTTGTGTCTGAAGACACCTGTTACGGTTCCGTCAGTTTCCAAAGAAGTATTCAAATCCTCGCACAGGGTGGAGCATTCGATGGGGATTTCCCCTAACATTTTGTAGCCAACTTCCACATTTCCGAATGCCAATGTTGAAGGTTGGTAGCTTGGAGATTTCAGGGGCAGTTCAAAGGTCGCATTGGGACTTACCAGTTCCTTGGACTCTTCTGAGATATAAGTGTATGAGGTATTGAAATTATCCGTTGTTTCGTTTTGCATTTGTTCTTTGTGAATATTGATCACATAATTGTACCCCATTTGGTAATTAAACCCCTCTATCGCGTCAATAGGGATCTCGTCCCATTCATTAGTCCCTTTCTGATGCGAGAACTGCACTTTGAGGAATAACGAAGCATTTCCTACATCATTGTTCTGCACTACAGGATAATGCTTTACAGATATGGATTCTTCTTTTTGTGGCAGTTCATTAAAACACCCGGAGATGAGGGTACAAACACCAAATACAAGAAGAATAGACCAGCATGTAAAATTAATTTTCATTGTCATTAAATAGTTGATGGTAGCTTTCTGATTAGTTTATATTAGCGGTCATACAATTTGAATGCCATTTATATAATAATTTATCGTGCCAATAAATCTCAAGCCCGGGAACAGTTCTGGGCACGGCTCACACAGAATAGTCCTCTTTGGCTATTACATAAGCTGATACATAATCGGCAGCCATCATGCAATGAAACCAAAAAAACACCTTCTTTTGGATTATTGTTTAATGCTAACAGGATAATTTTTTATATTCAGCCATTACTTAAAATAGAATTTATGAAAAGATCAGTACTATTTATGCTAGTGGGGCTGTGCTTTTCCTTTGGGGTAAAAGCACAAGAATTGCTCAATTCAGATTCCTCCGCTGTTTCAAACCATCAGGTGACCATAAAAGGAAAGAAAGTTCCCTATACCGCAACAGTAGGGACCCAGCCAGTTTGGGACAAAGAAGGTGAAGAAGTGGCGTATCTCTTTTATACGTATTATGAGCGGAGCGATGTGGAGAATAAATCCGATCGACCCTTGGTGGTTTCTTTTAATGGTGGCCCTGGATCCGCTTCTATCTGGATGCACATTGCCTATACGGGCCCGGTTTTGCTAAATATTGATGAGGAAGGAAACCCAGTACAGCCGTATGGCTATCGGGGAAATTCGCATTCCATTTTGGATGTGGCAGACATCGTATATGTTGATCCTGTCAATACCGGGTATTCCCGGATTACAGATAAGGACGCTGATCGGTCACAGTTTTTTGGGGTAAATGCGGATGTGAATTATCTTGCCGAATGGGTGAGAGCGTTCGTTACCCGTCAAAATCGCTGGGCGTCTCCGAAGTTTTTGATTGGGGAAAGTTATGGAACCACACGGGTGTCTGGTCTGGTAAACCGCCTCCAGAATAGCCAATGGATGTACTTTAACGGGGTAGTACTGGTGTCGCCAACTGATTTGGGCATTGACAGGGAAGGACCAGTGGCTGCTGCCAACTACTTGCCCTATTATGCCGCGACCGCTTGGTACCATGGTGTTCTTGATCCCTCTTTGCAAAATAAGGATCTTGATGAGATTTTGCCGGAAGTAGAGGATTTTACCGTTAATGAACTGATTCCTGCCATGGTGAAGGGAGGCTTTCTTACGGAGGAAAGGAAAAAGGAGCTGGCAAGCAAAATGTCCGAATACTCTGGGCTAAATGAGGAAGTGATCTTAGCGCATAACTTGGCGGTGCCCACAGGATTTTTCTGGAAAGAATTGCTTAGAGACCAAGGATTAATAGTGGGAAGACTGGACAGTAGGTATCGTGGCGTGGATCGACAGGATGCCGGAAGCCGCTATGATTATGATCCGGCACTGTCCAGCTGGAACCATGCTTTTGCTCCGGCCTTTAACCACTATATGATCAATGAACTTGATTTTAAAACTGATATAAATTATTTCCTTTTTGGTCCTGTCCATCCTTGGGACAGAAGTGGCGATCAGACAGGTGAAAACCTAAGGTCAGCACTTGCCCAAAACCCGTATTTGCATGTGATGATCCAGTCAGGGTATTTTGATGGCGGTACGGATTACTTTAACGCCAAATATTCCATGTGGCAAATGGATCCAAGCGGAAAGTTAAAGGACAGGCTCTCGTGGAAGGGATATCGTAGCGGTCATATGATGTACCTGAGGTCGGAGGATCTGGAAAAAGCCAATGAGGATATCAGGGAATTCATCAAAAAAGCTGTTCCTGAAGCAGGAACCCCCGCAAAGTATTAACACAACATGGTATTTTGCGGTGATGTGGAATTAAGCTTATGAAGGAGTAAGAAATAACCAAAAGCTGCGAAAGGCTACCAAAAGGCGATGACTTATGGTAGCCTTTTTTGATTAAAGGCCCGT from Echinicola soli encodes the following:
- a CDS encoding DUF4377 domain-containing protein, with the protein product MKINFTCWSILLVFGVCTLISGCFNELPQKEESISVKHYPVVQNNDVGNASLFLKVQFSHQKGTNEWDEIPIDAIEGFNYQMGYNYVINIHKEQMQNETTDNFNTSYTYISEESKELVSPNATFELPLKSPSYQPSTLAFGNVEVGYKMLGEIPIECSTLCEDLNTSLETDGTVTGVFRHNGNNMIKLLQLK
- a CDS encoding S10 family peptidase → MKRSVLFMLVGLCFSFGVKAQELLNSDSSAVSNHQVTIKGKKVPYTATVGTQPVWDKEGEEVAYLFYTYYERSDVENKSDRPLVVSFNGGPGSASIWMHIAYTGPVLLNIDEEGNPVQPYGYRGNSHSILDVADIVYVDPVNTGYSRITDKDADRSQFFGVNADVNYLAEWVRAFVTRQNRWASPKFLIGESYGTTRVSGLVNRLQNSQWMYFNGVVLVSPTDLGIDREGPVAAANYLPYYAATAWYHGVLDPSLQNKDLDEILPEVEDFTVNELIPAMVKGGFLTEERKKELASKMSEYSGLNEEVILAHNLAVPTGFFWKELLRDQGLIVGRLDSRYRGVDRQDAGSRYDYDPALSSWNHAFAPAFNHYMINELDFKTDINYFLFGPVHPWDRSGDQTGENLRSALAQNPYLHVMIQSGYFDGGTDYFNAKYSMWQMDPSGKLKDRLSWKGYRSGHMMYLRSEDLEKANEDIREFIKKAVPEAGTPAKY